CTGGAATTCCCAAATACAGACAAATCATCAGTTCGGTTTATAAAGCGATTGAGCAAGGGAACCTGAAAAAAGGCGACAAGATTCCATCACTGAATGAGATTTGTCAGTCATTCGACTTATCGCGTGATACCGTGATGGTGGCATTGAATGAGTTGAAAGCGAGGGGAGTGGTTTCTTCCGTACCCGGAAAAGGTTACTACATCGATAGCACCGTGCTTGATTATGAGAAGCGGATATTTGTTCTGTTCGATGAGCTGAATGTGTTCAAAGAAGACTTGTACAACGCGTTTACGAGCCAGTTGGACAATAAAACCAGTGTTGATATTTACTTTCACCACTTCAATTTCAATTTGTTTGAAAAGTTGGTTACCGAAGCCGTTGGAAAATACAGCGCCTATGTAATTATGCCTGCTACTTTCGACAATACCAGCCAGGTGATCCGTCATCTCCCAAACGATAAGGTTTATATTCTCGACCGTGAAAAAGCCGATTTAGAAGACTATCCGGTCATTTTCCAGGATTTTGAGCAGGATGTTATCGATGCGCTGACTGACGGAAGAGACTTGCTGGAGAAGTACGACAAGCTGGTGATGCATTTCCCGGGAGGAAAAGAGCCGGAAGGACGAGTCGAAGGCTTCAAACGTTTCTGTGAAGAAAATGGGATTGAGCACGAGGTCATTTACTCGCTCAGCAGCCGGAAAGTGAAAAAAGGTGAAGCTTACTTCGTCATGTCGGACCGGAACCTGGTAAGAATGGTGAAAAAAGCTGCAGAGGAAAATCTTACGTTGGGAAAAGACTTGGGACTGGTTTCGTTTAACGATACGGTTTTGAAAGAAGTCGTAGCCGGAGGAATTACTACCATTTCAACCGATTTTAAACTGATGGGGGAAACGTTGGCTGAACTCGTTGAACGAAAGACATCAGGAAAACTGCGCAATCCGTCGGCTCTCATTCGGCGGAATTCTTTGTAAAATATTTCAGAAGGGAATCTCAGGTGAAAACATTTTGCCAATTGAGGAATATTGGATATTTTTACCAACCAGTACCTACCAGTATGAA
This Prolixibacter sp. NT017 DNA region includes the following protein-coding sequences:
- a CDS encoding GntR family transcriptional regulator, producing the protein MNQVKLNHIFQIDETAGIPKYRQIISSVYKAIEQGNLKKGDKIPSLNEICQSFDLSRDTVMVALNELKARGVVSSVPGKGYYIDSTVLDYEKRIFVLFDELNVFKEDLYNAFTSQLDNKTSVDIYFHHFNFNLFEKLVTEAVGKYSAYVIMPATFDNTSQVIRHLPNDKVYILDREKADLEDYPVIFQDFEQDVIDALTDGRDLLEKYDKLVMHFPGGKEPEGRVEGFKRFCEENGIEHEVIYSLSSRKVKKGEAYFVMSDRNLVRMVKKAAEENLTLGKDLGLVSFNDTVLKEVVAGGITTISTDFKLMGETLAELVERKTSGKLRNPSALIRRNSL